A single region of the Enterobacteriaceae endosymbiont of Donacia tomentosa genome encodes:
- the rplY gene encoding 50S ribosomal protein L25: MHCIKCFQRIKTGKKFSKHLRKNNKFPAIIYGKKIKEISIFIKNQDMSNVDLSNFLNKKLNLIDEQNNIFKVKVLDIQYHPYKNKKVYHIDFLSI; the protein is encoded by the coding sequence ATGCATTGTATAAAATGTTTTCAAAGAATAAAAACAGGAAAAAAATTTAGTAAACATCTACGAAAAAATAATAAGTTTCCTGCTATTATTTACGGTAAAAAAATAAAAGAAATTTCAATTTTTATTAAAAATCAAGATATGTCAAATGTTGACCTCAGTAATTTTTTAAATAAAAAATTAAATTTAATAGACGAACAAAATAATATTTTTAAAGTTAAAGTATTAGATATTCAGTATCATCCCTATAAAAATAAAAAAGTTTATCACATAGACTTCCTATCTATATAA
- the glyS gene encoding glycine--tRNA ligase subunit beta: MNNNTLLLEVGVEDIPSKYLLKITKIVFENFKNELKKNNFKYKIIKFFSTSRRIAIQIVNLSVFQLDSTLIIKGPFVTNKKNMFLLKEVRFWIKKQKIKNTKEITYKNNYLFYKKKIKGLHIKKILPNMIFNSLNNISLIPNLMYWDTHYFKFIRPIRSFTFVLGKKIIKNNILNIKSNNLLQGNRFMCNKKIILKNAEEYEMLLFKKGKVIVNFIQRKNKILNNINKIINSLNAHIKITNVFLEELTAMVEWPTVLLGQFNKKFLCLPSKILEYVMINYQKYIPLYDKNNKLLPNFIFLINIETKNENVIISDNEQVLQAKFQDVKFFFENDTKIKLEEYLNKLKNILFQKELGSLFEKTIRIEKLSKYIAKIINANILYCIRASRLSKCDLATQMVYEFPDLQGIVGMYYAKHNKENIEIIKAIKEQYQYKINDKIPKSVISCTLFIADKIDTLVGIFSIYSFPTGNKDPYALKRIALFLVRIIITNKLKINLVKLINFNLHLYNYNSNNNNIYLLNKILDFIINRCKNWYISLGYKKIIVTNVLKNKTEMPLILDYKIKALDKFFKSEKQQSFFLIYTNKRIDKILLKNTKNINYDFKINMSLLQKKEEIKLVNYIIKLSKILKNKIKNYEFYNILLILSELYYPINDFFKKVKINDEKIIIKNNRITILYNVKKYLSTIINLQNLY; the protein is encoded by the coding sequence ATGAATAACAATACATTATTATTAGAAGTAGGTGTGGAAGATATACCTTCTAAATATTTATTAAAGATAACTAAGATAGTTTTTGAAAACTTTAAAAATGAATTGAAAAAAAATAACTTTAAATATAAAATAATCAAATTTTTTTCTACTTCCAGACGAATTGCTATACAAATAGTTAATTTAAGTGTATTCCAATTAGATTCTACTTTAATAATTAAAGGACCTTTTGTTACTAATAAAAAAAATATGTTCTTACTAAAAGAAGTACGTTTTTGGATAAAAAAACAAAAAATTAAGAATACAAAAGAAATTACATATAAAAATAATTATTTGTTTTACAAAAAAAAGATAAAAGGTTTACATATAAAAAAAATATTACCTAATATGATATTTAATTCTTTAAATAATATCTCTTTAATCCCTAATTTAATGTATTGGGATACACATTATTTTAAGTTTATTAGACCAATAAGAAGTTTTACGTTCGTTTTAGGTAAAAAAATTATTAAAAATAATATTTTGAACATAAAATCTAATAACCTTCTTCAAGGAAATAGGTTTATGTGTAATAAAAAAATTATTTTAAAAAATGCTGAAGAATATGAAATGTTACTTTTTAAAAAGGGTAAAGTTATTGTTAATTTTATCCAACGTAAAAATAAAATTTTGAATAATATAAATAAAATAATAAATAGTTTAAATGCTCATATAAAAATAACTAATGTTTTTTTAGAAGAATTAACTGCAATGGTGGAATGGCCAACAGTATTATTAGGTCAATTTAATAAAAAATTTTTATGTCTACCATCTAAAATATTAGAATATGTTATGATAAACTATCAGAAATATATCCCTTTATATGATAAAAATAATAAATTATTACCTAATTTTATTTTTTTAATAAATATTGAAACAAAAAATGAAAATGTAATTATTAGTGATAATGAACAGGTTCTTCAAGCAAAATTTCAGGATGTTAAGTTTTTTTTTGAAAATGATACAAAAATAAAACTTGAGGAATATCTAAATAAATTAAAAAATATTCTTTTTCAAAAAGAATTGGGTAGCTTATTTGAAAAAACTATTCGCATAGAAAAACTATCTAAATATATAGCTAAAATAATTAATGCTAATATTTTATATTGTATTAGAGCAAGTAGATTGTCTAAATGCGATTTAGCTACTCAAATGGTTTATGAATTTCCAGATTTACAAGGTATTGTTGGTATGTATTATGCAAAACATAATAAAGAAAATATTGAAATAATAAAAGCTATTAAAGAACAATATCAATATAAAATAAATGATAAAATACCTAAAAGTGTAATTTCTTGTACTTTATTTATAGCAGATAAAATAGATACATTAGTTGGTATATTTAGTATATATTCGTTTCCTACAGGAAATAAGGATCCATATGCTCTTAAACGTATAGCATTGTTTCTAGTGCGTATTATTATTACAAATAAATTAAAAATAAATTTGGTAAAATTAATTAATTTTAATCTTCATTTGTATAATTACAATTCTAATAATAATAATATTTATTTATTAAATAAAATATTAGATTTTATTATAAATAGATGTAAAAATTGGTATATTTCTTTAGGTTATAAAAAGATCATTGTAACTAATGTTTTAAAAAATAAAACTGAAATGCCATTAATTTTAGATTATAAAATAAAAGCATTAGATAAATTTTTTAAATCTGAGAAACAACAAAGTTTTTTTTTAATATATACTAATAAAAGAATAGATAAAATTTTATTAAAAAATACGAAGAACATAAATTATGACTTTAAAATTAATATGTCTTTATTACAAAAGAAAGAAGAAATTAAATTAGTTAATTATATAATAAAATTATCTAAAATTTTGAAAAATAAAATTAAAAATTACGAATTTTATAACATACTCCTAATTTTATCAGAACTTTATTATCCAATAAATGATTTCTTTAAAAAAGTTAAAATTAATGATGAGAAAATAATTATAAAGAATAATAGAATTACAATATTATATAATGTAAAAAAATATCTATCAACCATCATAAACCTACAGAATTTATATTAA
- the leuC gene encoding 3-isopropylmalate dehydratase large subunit has product MGKTLYEKIYDRHVICKIKNKINLLYVDRHFIHEVTSPQAFNELRNNNRKIYRPNKTFATMDHNVSTQIKDIKASGFIAQKQMETLIKNCKDFNIQLYDIYHPLQGIVHVIGPEQGITLPGMVIVCGDSHTSTHGAFGSLAFGIGTSEVEHVLATQTLKQHRANNMLININGKIPNNITAKDIILSIIRKIGISGCNGYIVEFSGSTIKKLSMESRMTICNMVIEMGAKSGLIAPDNITFEYLKNRKFTPKGNLWIEALKYWKTLYSDNNAKFNKIININISHLKPQITWGTNPEQSVSIDEHIPLINSYKDITKKTLAINALNYMGLKEGMKLINLKINKVFIGSCTNSRIEDLRSAAKIIFGKKIATHIQAIVVPGSNSVKKQAEEEGLDKIFKNTGFEWRYSGCSMCLAMNNDKLKPGERCASTSNRNFEGRQGRNGRTHLVSPIMAAIAAIYGYFFDVQKI; this is encoded by the coding sequence ATGGGTAAAACATTATACGAAAAAATATATGATAGACATGTTATTTGTAAAATAAAAAATAAAATAAATTTATTATATGTTGATAGACATTTTATTCATGAAGTAACTTCACCTCAAGCTTTTAATGAATTAAGAAATAATAATAGAAAAATATATAGACCGAATAAAACATTTGCAACTATGGATCATAATGTATCTACACAAATTAAAGATATTAAAGCTTCCGGTTTTATAGCACAAAAACAAATGGAAACACTGATTAAAAATTGTAAGGATTTCAATATTCAATTATATGATATTTATCATCCTTTACAGGGCATTGTACACGTAATAGGCCCAGAACAAGGAATAACTTTACCAGGAATGGTAATTGTATGCGGAGATTCACATACATCCACTCATGGTGCTTTTGGGTCATTAGCTTTTGGTATAGGTACATCAGAAGTGGAACATGTTTTAGCAACTCAAACTTTAAAACAACATCGTGCTAATAATATGCTAATAAATATTAATGGTAAGATTCCAAATAATATTACAGCGAAAGATATTATCTTATCAATTATAAGAAAAATTGGTATTAGTGGATGTAATGGATATATTGTAGAATTTTCAGGTAGTACAATAAAAAAATTAAGTATGGAATCAAGAATGACTATTTGTAATATGGTTATTGAAATGGGAGCAAAATCAGGTTTGATTGCTCCAGATAATATAACTTTTGAATATTTAAAAAATAGAAAATTTACTCCTAAAGGAAATTTATGGATTGAGGCATTAAAATATTGGAAAACATTATACAGTGATAACAATGCTAAATTTAATAAAATTATTAATATAAATATTTCTCATTTAAAACCCCAAATTACCTGGGGAACTAATCCAGAACAATCAGTAAGTATTGATGAGCATATTCCTTTAATAAATTCTTATAAAGATATAACAAAAAAAACACTAGCAATAAATGCATTAAATTATATGGGATTAAAAGAAGGAATGAAATTAATTAATTTAAAAATTAATAAAGTTTTTATTGGATCTTGTACTAATTCTAGAATTGAAGATTTAAGATCAGCTGCAAAAATAATTTTTGGTAAAAAAATTGCTACTCATATACAAGCAATAGTTGTTCCTGGATCTAATTCTGTAAAAAAACAAGCAGAAGAAGAAGGATTAGATAAAATTTTTAAAAATACTGGCTTTGAATGGAGATATTCTGGTTGTTCTATGTGTTTAGCAATGAATAATGATAAATTAAAACCAGGAGAAAGATGTGCTTCTACTAGTAATAGAAATTTTGAAGGTAGACAAGGTCGTAATGGAAGAACTCATTTAGTAAGCCCAATTATGGCTGCAATAGCAGCTATTTACGGGTATTTTTTTGATGTACAAAAAATATAA
- the dapB gene encoding 4-hydroxy-tetrahydrodipicolinate reductase, producing MKKNKIRLAISGIYGRMGQEILKIINQENNNISLNGILEKKNLINNKSKVLYKSNYLQVQSDLLSIINDFDILIDFTNPDTTINYLNICKKYNKKMVIGTTGFTEKEKIIIKEASKKIAIVFTSNFSQGINILFKILKNITEIFCINQQENLDIDIIEKHHKKKIDSPSGTALFIKDIIDQSCKKYNFLQKIFFHSIRAGDIPGEHKIIFSLMGEQIELTHKALNRIPFARGAVKAAIWLIKKETGIYNMEHVLNI from the coding sequence ATGAAAAAAAATAAAATTCGTTTAGCAATTTCTGGTATTTATGGCCGTATGGGGCAAGAAATATTAAAAATAATAAATCAAGAAAATAATAATATATCTTTAAATGGTATTTTAGAGAAAAAAAACTTAATAAATAATAAAAGTAAAGTTTTATATAAATCTAATTATTTACAAGTGCAATCTGATTTATTAAGTATAATTAATGATTTTGATATATTAATAGATTTTACAAATCCAGATACAACAATAAACTATCTTAATATATGTAAAAAATATAATAAAAAAATGGTTATTGGTACTACTGGTTTTACTGAAAAAGAAAAAATAATTATAAAAGAAGCATCAAAAAAAATAGCTATTGTTTTTACATCGAATTTTAGTCAAGGTATAAATATATTATTTAAAATTTTAAAAAATATAACTGAAATTTTTTGTATTAATCAACAAGAAAATTTAGATATAGATATTATAGAAAAACATCACAAAAAAAAAATAGATTCTCCTTCAGGTACCGCATTATTTATTAAAGATATCATTGATCAATCTTGTAAAAAATATAATTTTTTACAAAAAATATTTTTTCATTCTATAAGAGCTGGTGATATCCCAGGTGAGCATAAAATTATATTTTCTTTAATGGGAGAACAAATAGAATTAACTCATAAAGCTTTAAATAGAATCCCTTTTGCAAGGGGAGCTGTAAAAGCTGCTATTTGGTTAATTAAAAAAGAAACAGGTATATATAATATGGAACATGTATTAAATATATAA
- the dapA gene encoding 4-hydroxy-tetrahydrodipicolinate synthase codes for MFTGSIVALITPMDIKGNICKKNLKKLIRYHIDSGTKAIVIMGTTGESTTLTYEEHIKTVMYALDFSKNKIPIIAGTGFNSTTKCIAITSVLEKSGIIGCLSVTPYYNRPTQEGMYQHFKEIANSTTLPQILYNVPSRTGCDLLPETIYRLSKIKNIVGIKEATGDLSRFYKIKNLVDKNFFLISGDDTTSFEFMLLGGDGVISVTANIVAVQMNQFCNYIKEKKITKAKKINQSLIKLHHQLFIESNPIPVKWAAKRIGLIDSNTMRLPMTKLSKYNQEILEITLKKLKLI; via the coding sequence ATGTTCACCGGAAGTATTGTGGCACTTATAACTCCAATGGATATTAAAGGTAATATCTGTAAAAAAAATTTGAAAAAACTTATTCGATATCATATAGATAGTGGTACAAAAGCTATTGTTATTATGGGAACTACAGGTGAATCGACTACCTTAACTTATGAAGAACATATTAAAACAGTAATGTACGCATTAGATTTTTCAAAAAACAAAATACCTATTATAGCTGGAACAGGATTTAATTCTACAACTAAATGTATAGCTATTACGTCTGTTTTAGAAAAATCAGGAATTATAGGATGTTTAAGTGTTACTCCATATTACAATCGACCTACACAAGAAGGAATGTATCAACACTTTAAGGAAATTGCTAATAGTACTACATTACCGCAAATATTATATAATGTTCCGTCACGTACCGGTTGTGATCTTTTACCAGAAACAATTTATCGATTATCAAAAATAAAAAATATTGTAGGTATAAAAGAAGCTACAGGAGATTTATCTCGTTTTTATAAAATAAAAAATTTAGTTGATAAAAATTTTTTTTTAATTAGTGGTGATGATACAACTTCTTTTGAATTTATGTTATTAGGAGGAGATGGAGTTATATCAGTTACTGCTAATATTGTAGCAGTACAAATGAACCAATTTTGTAATTATATAAAAGAAAAAAAAATTACAAAAGCAAAAAAAATAAATCAAAGTTTAATTAAATTGCATCACCAATTATTTATTGAATCTAATCCGATACCCGTAAAATGGGCTGCCAAAAGAATTGGACTCATAGATAGCAATACAATGAGATTACCAATGACAAAACTTTCAAAATATAATCAAGAAATATTAGAGATTACATTAAAAAAACTGAAATTAATATAA
- the lspA gene encoding signal peptidase II — protein sequence MIKLKNYINLSLLYIIFVIITLDLLSKNYVINHFKLNRCYYITTFINIIYLQNYGIILGFFLKKNLKINNFAILIINIVIFILFICYVEYKDNLLSYIFIISGILSNMINRIQYGFVVDFINIHIYNFNFPIVNIADIIILIGIIIFIIQNFYEK from the coding sequence ATGATTAAATTAAAAAATTATATTAATTTATCACTTTTGTATATTATATTTGTAATAATAACTCTTGATTTACTTAGTAAAAATTATGTTATTAATCATTTTAAATTAAATAGATGTTATTATATAACAACTTTTATCAATATTATATATCTACAAAATTATGGTATAATTTTAGGTTTTTTTTTAAAAAAAAATCTTAAAATTAATAATTTTGCTATATTAATAATAAACATTGTTATTTTTATATTATTTATTTGTTATGTAGAATATAAAGATAATTTATTATCTTATATTTTTATTATTAGTGGAATATTAAGTAATATGATTAACAGAATTCAGTATGGTTTTGTTGTTGATTTTATTAATATACATATTTACAATTTTAATTTCCCTATTGTTAATATAGCAGATATAATAATTCTTATTGGCATTATAATTTTTATAATACAAAATTTTTATGAAAAATAA
- a CDS encoding adenylate kinase family protein, which yields MRIILLGPPGVGKGTYAQFISEKYNLPNISIGNILRNYILNNKNSILSKKIKKCINNGAMVPDYITIKIIKNRLYNLDCKKGFLLDGYPRNIIQADILKKENINIDIIIELYIPYNQIIKRIIGRRIHEPSGRTYHIILNPPKIKGKDDITGEKLITRTDDNISTINNRLQEYLKQTQPLIKYYKNQLWKKRFFYKKINNTSSILDVKKKIDNFLKFSKL from the coding sequence ATGCGTATAATTTTATTAGGTCCACCAGGAGTAGGTAAAGGAACTTATGCTCAATTTATATCTGAAAAATATAATTTACCTAATATTTCTATAGGAAATATATTAAGAAACTATATATTAAATAATAAAAATTCTATTTTAAGTAAGAAAATAAAAAAATGTATTAATAATGGTGCTATGGTCCCTGATTATATAACTATTAAAATTATTAAAAATAGATTATATAATTTAGATTGTAAAAAAGGTTTTTTATTAGATGGATATCCTAGAAATATAATACAGGCTGATATTTTAAAAAAAGAAAACATAAATATAGATATAATAATTGAATTATATATACCTTATAATCAAATTATTAAAAGAATTATAGGTAGGAGAATTCATGAACCCTCAGGAAGAACTTATCATATAATTTTAAATCCTCCTAAAATAAAGGGCAAAGATGATATCACAGGAGAAAAATTAATAACAAGAACAGATGATAATATTTCTACAATAAATAATAGATTACAAGAATATTTAAAACAAACACAACCATTAATTAAATATTATAAAAATCAATTGTGGAAAAAAAGATTTTTTTATAAAAAAATAAATAATACATCATCTATTTTAGATGTAAAAAAAAAAATAGATAACTTTTTAAAATTTTCTAAATTGTAA
- the leuD gene encoding 3-isopropylmalate dehydratase small subunit, protein MKENLQYSGIIAPFNISNIDTDVIIPKQFLQKNDKKNFGNYLFNDWRYLDNNNQIPNPNFILNKKKFKNAKILLTRNNFGCGSSREHAPWALKDFGFHTIIASSYADIFYNNAINNKLLLITLEKKILDKFFFIVEKFPGITCYVNLKFQEIIINDQSFNFNIDSFIIDYITDNLDQIDLTMKYYKKISMFEKTYFHFF, encoded by the coding sequence ATGAAAGAAAACTTACAATATAGTGGAATTATAGCTCCTTTCAATATTTCAAATATTGACACTGATGTCATTATACCTAAACAATTTTTACAAAAAAATGATAAAAAAAATTTTGGAAATTATTTATTTAATGATTGGAGATATTTAGATAATAATAATCAAATACCTAATCCTAATTTTATTCTAAACAAAAAAAAATTTAAAAATGCAAAAATTTTGTTAACTCGCAATAATTTTGGTTGTGGGTCTTCCAGAGAACACGCTCCGTGGGCTTTAAAAGATTTTGGTTTTCACACTATAATAGCATCTAGTTACGCAGACATATTTTATAATAATGCAATAAATAATAAATTATTATTAATAACTTTAGAAAAAAAAATACTTGATAAATTCTTTTTTATAGTAGAAAAATTTCCTGGTATAACTTGTTATGTAAATTTAAAATTTCAAGAAATTATCATAAATGATCAATCTTTTAATTTTAATATAGATTCATTTATAATTGATTATATTACTGATAATTTAGATCAAATAGATTTAACAATGAAGTATTATAAAAAAATCAGTATGTTTGAAAAAACATATTTTCATTTTTTTTAA
- the pfkA gene encoding 6-phosphofructokinase has translation MIQKIGVLTSGGDAPGMNAAIRGIVRTAIGYNIQVFGIYNGYLGLYKNNLIKLNRYSVSDIINRGGTFLGSARFPQFKDQKIRSIAIKNMQKQGIDALVVIGGDGTYLGAKLLTEMGFPCIGIPGTIDNDVAGTDYSIGYFTALETIVQAIDRLRDTSTSHQRISIIEIMGRRCGDLTLAAAIAGGCEFIILPEITYNQNDLVREIKLGIDKGKKHAIVLITEFICDINKLARFIETKIKRETRTTVLGHIQRGGSPVAYDRILASRMGAYSVELLYKGLGGRCVGIKNDKMVHNDIIDAILNMKKVFRQDLLDTAKKLF, from the coding sequence ATGATTCAAAAAATTGGTGTTCTTACAAGTGGAGGAGATGCACCTGGGATGAATGCAGCTATTCGTGGTATTGTCAGAACAGCAATAGGCTATAATATTCAAGTATTTGGGATATATAATGGATATTTAGGATTATATAAAAATAATTTAATAAAATTAAATAGATATAGTGTATCTGATATTATTAATAGAGGTGGAACTTTTTTAGGTTCTGCTCGTTTTCCTCAATTTAAAGATCAAAAAATCCGTTCTATAGCCATTAAAAATATGCAAAAACAGGGTATTGATGCTCTGGTTGTTATTGGAGGAGATGGTACTTATTTAGGAGCAAAGTTATTAACCGAAATGGGCTTCCCATGTATAGGAATACCTGGTACCATTGACAATGATGTGGCAGGTACTGATTACAGCATAGGATATTTTACAGCATTAGAAACCATAGTCCAAGCAATAGATCGATTAAGAGACACATCAACTTCTCATCAAAGAATATCAATTATAGAAATTATGGGAAGGCGTTGTGGTGATTTAACTTTAGCAGCAGCAATTGCTGGAGGTTGTGAATTTATTATACTACCAGAAATTACTTATAATCAAAATGATTTAGTAAGAGAAATCAAACTTGGAATAGATAAAGGTAAAAAACATGCAATCGTGTTGATCACTGAATTTATTTGTGATATTAATAAATTAGCAAGATTTATTGAAACAAAAATTAAAAGAGAAACTAGAACAACAGTTTTAGGACATATCCAAAGGGGAGGATCTCCTGTAGCTTATGATCGTATTCTAGCATCTAGAATGGGTGCTTATTCGGTAGAATTATTATATAAAGGTTTAGGAGGTAGATGTGTAGGTATAAAAAATGATAAAATGGTACATAATGATATTATCGATGCTATTTTAAATATGAAAAAAGTATTTAGACAAGATTTACTAGATACTGCCAAAAAATTATTTTAA
- a CDS encoding cation diffusion facilitator family transporter produces the protein MNNVFKKISFKKKKNEYNRLITMATSLAILLSFTLLILKILAWWYTKSISMLAACMDSLIDITSSIINLSIIYYSLQPADSEHTFGHGKAESLSALTQSIFVCGSAVFLFLNSLRYLSHPEKLNYPIIGIIVIITSFILTLILVIFQKKVIYKTNSQATHADMIHYESDILINSAILAALILNFYNIKKADSLIASVISIFIFYNSFKVGYKAIQSLLDKSLPNKEKNIIINLISSWPRVMGAHQLKTRQSGPTRFIQFHLVLDDNLPLLESHSIAEEIENALNKKFPYSEIIIHQDPYSIVSEKYKGFFKN, from the coding sequence ATGAATAATGTTTTTAAAAAAATTTCTTTTAAAAAGAAAAAAAATGAATATAATAGACTAATAACAATGGCTACAAGTTTAGCTATTCTATTATCTTTTACATTATTAATATTAAAAATATTAGCTTGGTGGTATACAAAATCAATCAGTATGTTAGCTGCTTGTATGGATTCATTAATAGATATAACATCTTCAATAATTAATTTATCAATTATTTATTATTCTTTACAACCAGCTGATTCAGAACATACTTTTGGACATGGTAAAGCAGAATCATTATCTGCTTTAACACAAAGTATATTTGTATGTGGGTCAGCTGTATTTTTATTTTTAAATAGTTTACGATATTTATCTCATCCTGAAAAATTAAACTATCCTATTATAGGAATAATAGTTATAATTACTTCTTTTATTTTAACTTTAATACTGGTGATATTTCAAAAAAAAGTTATATATAAAACAAATAGTCAAGCTACACATGCAGATATGATTCATTATGAATCCGATATTTTAATTAATAGTGCAATTTTAGCTGCTTTAATTTTAAATTTTTATAATATAAAAAAAGCAGATTCTTTAATAGCATCAGTAATAAGTATTTTTATTTTTTATAATTCTTTTAAAGTTGGATATAAAGCAATACAATCATTATTAGATAAATCTTTACCAAATAAAGAAAAAAATATAATAATAAATCTAATAAGTTCTTGGCCTAGAGTTATGGGAGCACATCAATTAAAAACCAGACAATCAGGACCTACACGTTTTATACAATTTCATTTAGTATTAGATGATAATTTACCTTTATTAGAGTCACATTCTATAGCAGAAGAGATAGAAAATGCTTTAAATAAAAAATTTCCTTACTCAGAAATTATTATACATCAAGATCCATATTCTATCGTTTCTGAAAAATATAAAGGTTTTTTTAAAAATTAA
- the glyQ gene encoding glycine--tRNA ligase subunit alpha yields the protein MKKFNEKTFQGMIFILQKYWSQQGCTIIQPIDTEVGAGTSHPMTCLYAIGKNPKKIAYIQLSRRPSDGRYGNNPNRLQQYYQFQVIMKPPPKNIQSLYLKSLEKLKIDLSTNNICFIDDNWENPTLGAYGIGWEIWLNGMEITQFTYFQQMGGMQCNPITGEITYGLERLGMHIQKVKNIYDLIWNENNNISVTYGNIFSQNELEQSIYNFQYANVNFLIYCFKHYESEINYLLNLKKPLIFPAYDKILKASHCFNLLESRRFFSHTERQRYILKLRNMTKSIIMKYYDYIQQ from the coding sequence ATGAAAAAATTTAATGAAAAAACATTTCAAGGAATGATATTTATTTTACAAAAATATTGGTCACAACAAGGCTGTACTATAATTCAGCCAATTGATACTGAAGTTGGAGCGGGAACATCTCATCCTATGACATGTTTATATGCTATAGGGAAAAATCCTAAAAAAATAGCATATATCCAGCTATCAAGACGACCTTCTGATGGAAGGTATGGGAATAATCCTAATAGATTACAACAATATTATCAATTTCAAGTAATAATGAAACCTCCTCCAAAAAACATTCAATCTTTATATTTAAAATCTTTAGAAAAATTAAAAATAGATTTAAGTACAAATAATATTTGTTTTATAGATGATAATTGGGAAAATCCTACTTTAGGAGCTTATGGTATTGGTTGGGAAATATGGTTAAATGGAATGGAAATAACTCAATTTACATATTTTCAACAGATGGGTGGTATGCAGTGCAATCCAATAACCGGTGAAATAACATATGGTCTTGAAAGATTAGGAATGCATATTCAAAAAGTTAAAAATATATATGATTTAATCTGGAATGAAAATAATAATATTAGTGTTACATATGGTAATATTTTTTCTCAAAATGAATTAGAACAATCTATATATAATTTTCAATATGCAAATGTCAATTTTCTTATTTATTGTTTTAAACATTATGAGTCAGAAATAAATTATTTATTAAATTTAAAAAAACCATTGATTTTTCCTGCATATGATAAAATTTTAAAAGCATCTCATTGTTTTAATTTATTAGAATCACGTAGATTTTTTTCTCATACAGAGAGACAAAGATATATTTTAAAATTACGTAATATGACTAAATCAATTATAATGAAATATTATGATTATATACAACAATAA